A window of the Thermoleophilia bacterium SCSIO 60948 genome harbors these coding sequences:
- a CDS encoding ATP-dependent helicase — MGDPGELTPSQPQQRVITHVNGPLLVTGPPGSGRTEALARRHAALVRDGAAVEEVLVLSARRTARTALRERADELLGRVHGELWILTHAEFAERLLREYAIEAEIDPFFTTVAATDRLAMLLERIDELPLRRHAIRGNPTGLLSRLLARIDALKLEGVTPGAVAEAARLGGREASDAAGREKARREAEFADLFSAHDRILHASGAFDAADLRSTLARLLANRPDIAEALTDRFSHVLVDELEDACPLDLDVIVALVGEGEGFVAACDPSTAVEGPDGAEPALAVVESRFDRLERIDLSAPVRFGARIARVTAALDDGGVADVAPDDVNVAEADPADPEVRFWSCVGERAQADALADEVAGLLTAGACRPEQICVLSASGWSETRVLAAGLEERGVPFRYVGDAAFFGRAEIRDVLAWLRMLSTPSDAPAAVRALTRPPIELRSADLARVTMIARRRKVDMVEAVEAALESPQLRPEARDRLQAFLRLRRAAAAAMERMRADVFVRRLIERVGVRRHRLFAASPEAAERLVNLSGLAEMAAEWMRREPRGSSRDFVRHITAVADAGELGGGEAERPAPGAVVIAEPDQVKGLEFERVYLLGLRRGAIASRAWEASWVPPELRGGTPGEQSGDGAGHAAAERRIRLARVAMTRARRSLVLSWPEAGGSVSPSQLYTRPLEALGAGEETHTEQLFGPAEGLHATYRMIRDEVLETSWSAGGALSEMRLDTAHDVDRAVARFLELIKLSALIQSPATESQADTLAAINEQLRRIATPEQRAALEASALDAYVAEEERERSARGLLARSRTEPSLEEFIPRSKDGIALSASDIDLYRTCPLKYKFARVFAIPQEPTINQRFGILLHNVLERFHTEQMHETRGVDGAGAGEIERLLGLFEAGWRRSGFGSSDDELQYRDRGVAALARYVERQQVERRRPVWLERNFSFTIDRHQLRGRVDRVDRAPGGGYELIDYKTGQEKSEEELVGDLQLALYRVAAREAWQVDAEMGSYWYVLADSRVPAPAAPDDAERVERTVLEVAGGIESQDFEPRPSHEICSWCDYRLICPASEA; from the coding sequence GTGGGTGACCCAGGGGAGCTGACGCCGAGCCAACCGCAGCAGCGGGTCATAACGCATGTCAACGGGCCGCTCCTCGTCACCGGCCCGCCGGGCAGCGGCCGCACGGAAGCGCTGGCCCGGCGCCACGCCGCGCTCGTCCGCGACGGCGCCGCCGTCGAGGAGGTGCTCGTGCTGTCGGCCCGGCGAACGGCGCGCACCGCGCTTCGCGAGCGCGCCGACGAGCTCCTCGGCAGGGTGCATGGCGAGCTCTGGATCCTGACCCACGCCGAGTTCGCCGAGCGGCTGCTGCGCGAGTACGCGATCGAAGCGGAGATCGACCCGTTCTTCACCACGGTCGCCGCGACCGATCGGCTGGCGATGCTGCTGGAGCGGATCGACGAGCTGCCGCTCCGCCGGCACGCGATCCGCGGCAACCCGACCGGCTTGCTCTCCCGCCTCCTGGCTCGGATCGACGCGCTGAAGCTCGAGGGCGTGACGCCCGGTGCGGTCGCGGAGGCGGCGCGGCTCGGCGGGCGCGAGGCGAGCGACGCCGCGGGCCGTGAGAAGGCACGGCGCGAGGCCGAGTTCGCGGACCTCTTCTCGGCCCACGACCGGATCCTCCACGCCTCCGGGGCCTTCGACGCCGCCGATCTGCGCAGCACGCTGGCGCGGCTGCTCGCCAACCGTCCCGACATCGCCGAGGCCCTCACCGACCGGTTCTCGCACGTGCTGGTCGACGAGCTCGAGGACGCGTGCCCGCTCGATCTCGACGTCATCGTCGCGCTCGTCGGCGAGGGCGAGGGCTTCGTGGCGGCATGCGATCCGAGCACGGCGGTCGAGGGGCCCGACGGCGCCGAGCCCGCGCTCGCGGTCGTCGAGTCGCGGTTCGACCGGCTCGAGCGCATCGATCTCTCGGCGCCCGTCCGGTTCGGAGCGCGCATCGCCCGCGTGACCGCCGCGCTGGACGACGGCGGGGTCGCCGACGTCGCGCCGGATGACGTGAACGTGGCCGAAGCCGATCCTGCCGACCCCGAGGTGCGCTTCTGGAGCTGCGTCGGCGAGCGCGCGCAGGCCGACGCGCTCGCCGACGAGGTGGCGGGGCTGCTGACGGCCGGCGCCTGCCGGCCGGAACAGATCTGCGTCCTCTCAGCTTCGGGTTGGAGCGAGACCCGCGTGCTGGCCGCCGGCCTCGAGGAGCGCGGGGTCCCGTTTCGCTACGTCGGCGACGCCGCGTTCTTCGGCCGCGCCGAGATCCGCGACGTGCTCGCGTGGCTGCGGATGCTGAGCACGCCGTCCGATGCGCCGGCCGCGGTGCGGGCGCTGACTCGCCCGCCGATCGAGCTCCGCTCCGCAGACCTCGCCCGGGTGACGATGATCGCCCGCCGCCGCAAGGTCGACATGGTCGAGGCCGTCGAGGCGGCGCTCGAGAGCCCGCAGCTCCGACCCGAGGCGCGTGACCGCCTCCAGGCCTTCCTGCGACTGCGCCGCGCCGCCGCGGCGGCGATGGAGCGGATGCGCGCCGACGTGTTCGTGCGCCGGCTGATCGAACGCGTCGGGGTCCGCCGCCACCGGCTGTTCGCGGCGAGCCCCGAGGCCGCCGAGCGACTCGTCAACCTCTCGGGCCTCGCCGAGATGGCCGCCGAGTGGATGCGGCGTGAGCCGCGCGGCAGCTCGCGCGACTTCGTCCGCCACATCACCGCGGTGGCCGACGCGGGTGAGCTCGGCGGGGGCGAGGCGGAGCGCCCGGCGCCCGGCGCCGTCGTGATCGCCGAGCCCGATCAGGTGAAGGGCCTCGAGTTCGAGCGCGTGTATCTGCTCGGCCTGCGCCGCGGCGCGATCGCCTCGCGCGCCTGGGAGGCGAGCTGGGTCCCGCCCGAGCTGCGTGGTGGAACGCCCGGCGAGCAGAGCGGCGACGGCGCCGGGCATGCCGCCGCCGAGCGCCGGATCCGCCTCGCCAGGGTGGCGATGACGCGGGCGCGGCGATCGCTCGTCCTCTCCTGGCCCGAGGCCGGAGGTTCCGTCTCGCCCTCGCAGCTCTACACGCGACCGCTCGAGGCGCTCGGTGCCGGCGAGGAGACGCACACAGAACAGCTCTTCGGGCCGGCGGAGGGCCTTCACGCCACCTACCGGATGATTCGCGACGAGGTGCTCGAGACGTCCTGGTCGGCCGGCGGCGCCCTGTCGGAGATGCGCCTCGACACCGCCCACGACGTCGACCGGGCGGTCGCCCGCTTCCTCGAGCTGATCAAGCTCTCGGCTCTGATCCAGAGTCCGGCGACGGAGTCGCAGGCGGATACTCTCGCCGCGATCAACGAGCAGCTTCGCCGGATCGCGACGCCCGAACAGCGCGCCGCCCTGGAGGCCTCGGCGCTCGACGCCTACGTCGCCGAGGAGGAGCGCGAGCGCAGCGCACGCGGCCTGCTCGCCCGCAGCCGCACCGAGCCCTCGCTCGAGGAGTTCATCCCGCGCTCGAAGGACGGCATCGCGCTCTCGGCCTCGGACATCGACCTCTACCGAACGTGCCCGCTCAAGTACAAGTTCGCTCGCGTCTTCGCGATCCCCCAGGAGCCGACGATCAACCAGCGCTTCGGGATCCTGCTCCACAACGTCCTCGAGCGCTTTCACACCGAGCAGATGCACGAGACGCGCGGGGTCGACGGAGCCGGGGCGGGGGAGATCGAGCGCCTCCTCGGCCTGTTCGAGGCCGGTTGGAGGCGCTCCGGATTCGGCTCCTCCGACGACGAGTTGCAGTACCGCGACCGCGGCGTCGCCGCGCTCGCCCGTTACGTCGAGCGCCAGCAGGTCGAGCGCCGTCGGCCGGTCTGGCTCGAACGGAACTTCTCGTTCACGATCGATCGCCACCAGCTGCGTGGCCGCGTCGACCGCGTCGACCGCGCGCCGGGAGGCGGCTACGAGTTGATCGACTACAAGACCGGCCAGGAGAAGTCCGAGGAGGAGCTCGTCGGCGATCTCCAGCTCGCGCTCTACCGGGTCGCCGCGCGCGAGGCCTGGCAGGTCGACGCCGAGATGGGCTCCTACTGGTACGTGCTCGCCGACAGCCGCGTCCCGGCCCCGGCCGCGCCCGACGACGCCGAGCGCGTCGAGCGAACGGTTCTCGAGGTGGCCGGGGGGATCGAGAGTCAGGACTTCGAGCCGCGACCATCACACGAGATCTGCTCGTGGTGCGACTACCGGCTCATCTGCCCGGCGAGCGAGGCCTGA
- a CDS encoding PAC2 family protein, protein MSALIWDDEPPELRSPILVAAFQGWNDAASSATTALEAVIDDLDARPVAHLDPEEFYDFQVTRPSVRIDEDERRVIDWPENVISTAVAPGADRDLIIVSGIEPNVRWRAFSNLIVEAGERLGASMVVTLGALIADVAHTRPVPISGAASSLELVEQMGLTLSTYEGPTGIVGVVGEAFAERGVPTASLWAAVPHYVAAVPNPKAALALLRRLEGFTKVAVEASELEDAMERFEEQVDRAVQANPEIEELVQGLEAEQTAEIEPTPPDVSGDAIARDFQKYLRQQDD, encoded by the coding sequence GTGAGCGCACTGATATGGGACGACGAGCCGCCGGAGCTCCGCTCCCCGATCCTCGTCGCCGCGTTTCAGGGCTGGAACGACGCCGCCTCCTCGGCGACGACCGCGCTCGAGGCCGTGATCGACGACCTCGACGCTAGGCCGGTGGCCCACCTCGACCCCGAGGAGTTCTACGACTTCCAGGTCACGCGCCCGTCGGTGCGGATCGACGAGGACGAGCGCCGGGTGATCGACTGGCCCGAGAACGTGATCTCGACCGCCGTCGCCCCCGGTGCGGACCGGGACCTGATCATCGTCTCGGGGATCGAGCCGAACGTCCGCTGGCGGGCGTTCTCGAACCTGATCGTCGAAGCCGGCGAGCGGCTCGGCGCGAGCATGGTCGTGACGCTGGGGGCGCTGATCGCCGATGTCGCCCACACGCGACCGGTCCCGATCTCCGGCGCCGCGTCGAGCCTCGAGCTCGTCGAGCAGATGGGCTTGACGCTCTCGACCTACGAGGGTCCGACCGGGATCGTCGGTGTGGTCGGCGAGGCGTTCGCCGAGCGCGGGGTCCCGACGGCGAGCCTCTGGGCGGCCGTCCCCCACTACGTCGCCGCGGTCCCGAACCCGAAGGCCGCCCTCGCGCTGCTCCGCCGGCTGGAGGGCTTCACCAAGGTCGCGGTCGAGGCCTCGGAGCTCGAGGACGCGATGGAGCGCTTCGAGGAGCAGGTCGACCGGGCGGTCCAGGCCAACCCCGAGATCGAGGAGCTGGTCCAAGGGCTCGAGGCCGAGCAGACGGCCGAGATCGAGCCGACGCCGCCCGACGTCTCGGGCGACGCGATCGCCCGCGACTTCCAGAAGTACCTGCGCCAGCAGGACGACTAG
- the groL gene encoding chaperonin GroEL (60 kDa chaperone family; promotes refolding of misfolded polypeptides especially under stressful conditions; forms two stacked rings of heptamers to form a barrel-shaped 14mer; ends can be capped by GroES; misfolded proteins enter the barrel where they are refolded when GroES binds): MAHKEIKYDAEARAALQAGVDAVANAVKVTLGPKGRYVVLDKKFGAPTITNDGVTIAREIEIEDVFENQGAQLVREVATATNDVAGDGTTTATLLAQTIVKHGLRNVAAGANPLALRRGIEKAVEQVVAQLRDEQSTEIGGKEQIARVAAISAADEEIGNVIADAIEKVGKDGVVNVEEGQTFGMELEFTEGMQFDKGYISPYMVTDQDRMEAVLEDPYVLIANSKIGSVRDVLPVLEQVMQSGKPLAIIAEDVEGESLATLVVNKLRGTFTGVAVKAPGFGDRRKRMLEDISILTGGEVITEEMGLKLENTQVSQLGHARRIVVSKDTTTIIDGAGDKAQIEGRINQIRSEIDNTDSDFDREKLQERLAKLAGGVAVVKVGAATETEMKEKKHRVEDALQAARAALEEGIVPGGGVALLNAQDAIDSSVLTVLDEQTGAEIIRRSLEEPVRQIAENSGLEGSVVVEKTRSLDKGTGLNADSGDYGDMVAAGVLDPTVVTRSALQNAASIAKNILTTEAVVAEIPEEAGAGAGGGMPDMGGMM; the protein is encoded by the coding sequence ATGGCTCACAAGGAGATCAAGTACGACGCGGAGGCACGCGCAGCGCTGCAGGCCGGCGTCGACGCGGTCGCCAACGCCGTCAAGGTGACGCTCGGCCCGAAGGGCCGCTACGTCGTCCTCGACAAGAAGTTCGGCGCCCCGACCATCACCAACGACGGCGTCACGATCGCTCGCGAGATCGAGATCGAGGACGTCTTCGAGAACCAGGGCGCCCAGCTCGTCCGCGAGGTCGCCACGGCGACCAACGACGTCGCCGGTGACGGCACGACGACCGCGACGCTGCTGGCCCAGACGATCGTCAAGCACGGTCTGCGCAACGTCGCCGCCGGCGCCAACCCGCTCGCGCTCCGCCGCGGGATCGAGAAGGCCGTCGAGCAGGTCGTCGCCCAGCTGCGCGACGAGCAGTCGACGGAGATCGGTGGCAAGGAGCAGATCGCTCGCGTCGCCGCCATCTCGGCCGCCGACGAGGAGATCGGCAACGTCATCGCCGACGCGATCGAGAAGGTCGGCAAGGACGGCGTCGTCAACGTCGAAGAGGGTCAGACCTTCGGCATGGAGCTCGAGTTCACCGAGGGCATGCAGTTCGACAAGGGCTACATCTCGCCCTACATGGTCACCGACCAGGACCGCATGGAGGCCGTGCTCGAGGATCCGTACGTCCTGATCGCGAACTCGAAGATCGGGTCCGTGCGCGACGTGCTCCCCGTGCTCGAGCAGGTCATGCAGTCGGGCAAGCCGCTGGCGATCATCGCCGAGGACGTCGAGGGCGAGTCCCTGGCGACCCTGGTGGTCAACAAGCTCCGCGGCACCTTCACCGGCGTCGCCGTGAAGGCCCCGGGCTTCGGCGATCGCCGCAAGCGCATGCTCGAGGACATCTCGATCCTCACCGGCGGCGAGGTCATCACCGAGGAGATGGGCCTCAAGCTCGAGAACACGCAGGTCTCGCAGCTCGGCCACGCTCGTCGCATCGTGGTGTCGAAGGACACGACCACGATCATCGACGGTGCCGGTGACAAGGCCCAGATCGAGGGCCGGATCAACCAGATCCGCTCCGAGATCGACAACACCGACTCCGATTTCGATCGCGAGAAGCTCCAGGAGCGCCTGGCCAAGCTCGCGGGCGGTGTCGCGGTCGTCAAGGTCGGAGCCGCAACCGAGACCGAGATGAAGGAGAAGAAGCACCGTGTCGAGGACGCCCTCCAGGCGGCTCGTGCGGCGCTCGAGGAGGGCATCGTCCCGGGTGGTGGCGTCGCGCTGCTGAACGCCCAGGACGCGATCGACTCCTCCGTCCTGACCGTGCTCGACGAGCAGACGGGCGCGGAGATCATCCGCCGCTCGCTCGAGGAGCCGGTGCGCCAGATCGCCGAGAACTCGGGCCTCGAGGGCTCGGTCGTCGTCGAGAAGACCCGCAGCCTCGATAAGGGCACGGGCCTCAACGCCGACTCCGGCGACTACGGCGACATGGTCGCCGCGGGCGTCCTCGACCCGACGGTCGTCACCCGCTCGGCGCTCCAGAACGCGGCATCGATCGCGAAGAACATCCTCACCACCGAGGCTGTCGTCGCGGAGATCCCCGAGGAGGCCGGCGCCGGTGCCGGCGGTGGCATGCCCGACATGGGCGGCATGATGTAA
- a CDS encoding 4Fe-4S binding protein, with protein MAYVIAEPCIGQKDNSCVEVCPVDCIHPTPDEPDYESVEQLFIDPDECIDCDACVEACPVDACFAEDQVPGEWEKYVAINADYFSNK; from the coding sequence TTGGCTTACGTAATCGCAGAGCCGTGCATCGGCCAGAAGGACAACTCGTGCGTCGAGGTCTGCCCGGTCGACTGCATCCATCCCACTCCCGACGAGCCCGACTACGAGTCGGTCGAGCAGCTCTTCATCGACCCCGACGAGTGCATCGACTGCGACGCCTGCGTCGAGGCCTGTCCGGTCGACGCCTGCTTCGCCGAGGATCAGGTCCCGGGTGAGTGGGAGAAGTACGTCGCGATCAACGCCGACTACTTCTCGAACAAGTAG
- a CDS encoding NAD(P)-binding protein: MRTDYLVVGAGTSGLAFADSLTAAAPEVDVTLVDRRRHVGGHWRDTYPFVRLHTPSSYYGVDSLPLGEDRVCDDGFYERAGAEELKAYFQLVAQRLAATGRVRLLTGHEHLGPDSGEGSETVRNLETGALEHIAVSRKVVDARYLEASVPATHEPSFEVDAAADVVPVGELPAAARPGALYTVLGAGKTAVDACTWLLDNDVDPERIRWVRPREMWFHDRAQFQPLAQVGALMEGIAQDAEAAARASDLEDLQLKLEESGRLLRIDTSVPAEMYRGTMLDGAELRSVREIGDVVRLGRARRVEPDRIVLERGEVAAEPGTIHVDCTAVGLRSAPPRPVFEPDRIVLQQVRHNSPSFNAALIGRIEARGGEAGEKNRLCPPNPFPSSIGDYPRMITDTWRAERRWLGDPEVSGWVAQTRLNLLGALPDHIGEPQAADAVGRFVSNVGEAAQRAKRIGGQASLAGQMSR; the protein is encoded by the coding sequence ATGCGAACGGACTACCTGGTCGTAGGGGCAGGGACGAGCGGACTGGCCTTCGCCGACTCGCTGACGGCTGCGGCGCCCGAGGTCGACGTGACCCTCGTCGACCGGCGTCGTCACGTCGGCGGCCACTGGCGCGACACGTATCCGTTCGTGCGGCTGCACACACCGTCGAGCTACTACGGCGTCGACTCGCTGCCACTCGGCGAGGACCGGGTCTGCGACGACGGCTTCTACGAGCGGGCCGGAGCCGAGGAGCTCAAGGCCTACTTCCAGCTCGTCGCCCAACGGCTCGCGGCGACCGGAAGGGTCCGCCTGCTGACGGGCCACGAGCACCTGGGCCCGGACTCCGGCGAGGGCTCGGAGACGGTCCGCAACCTCGAGACCGGAGCCCTCGAGCACATCGCGGTCTCGCGCAAGGTCGTGGACGCTCGCTACCTCGAGGCCTCCGTGCCCGCGACGCACGAGCCGAGCTTCGAGGTCGATGCCGCCGCCGACGTGGTCCCGGTCGGCGAGCTCCCCGCGGCGGCGCGACCGGGCGCGCTCTACACGGTGCTCGGCGCCGGCAAGACGGCCGTCGACGCGTGCACCTGGCTGCTCGACAACGACGTCGACCCGGAGCGCATCCGGTGGGTCCGCCCCCGCGAGATGTGGTTCCACGACCGCGCCCAGTTCCAGCCCCTGGCGCAGGTGGGGGCGCTGATGGAGGGCATCGCGCAGGATGCCGAGGCCGCGGCACGGGCTTCCGACCTCGAGGATCTGCAGCTGAAGCTCGAGGAGAGCGGTCGGCTTCTCCGCATCGACACATCGGTGCCGGCCGAGATGTATCGGGGGACGATGTTGGACGGGGCCGAGCTGCGTTCGGTGCGCGAGATCGGCGACGTGGTCCGGCTGGGGCGAGCGCGAAGGGTCGAGCCGGACCGGATCGTGCTCGAGCGAGGCGAGGTCGCAGCGGAGCCGGGGACGATCCACGTCGACTGCACGGCGGTGGGTCTGCGGAGCGCACCGCCGCGACCGGTGTTCGAGCCCGACCGGATCGTCCTCCAGCAGGTCCGCCACAACTCGCCGAGCTTCAACGCGGCACTGATCGGCAGGATCGAGGCGCGCGGCGGTGAGGCCGGGGAGAAGAACCGCCTCTGCCCGCCCAACCCGTTTCCGAGCAGCATCGGGGATTACCCGAGGATGATCACCGACACGTGGAGGGCGGAGCGACGCTGGCTGGGTGATCCCGAGGTATCGGGCTGGGTCGCTCAGACCCGGCTCAACCTGCTCGGAGCGCTGCCCGATCACATCGGCGAGCCGCAGGCGGCCGACGCGGTCGGGCGCTTCGTGTCCAACGTCGGCGAAGCGGCCCAGCGGGCCAAGCGAATCGGCGGTCAGGCCTCGCTCGCCGGGCAGATGAGCCGGTAG
- the groES gene encoding co-chaperone GroES, with translation MNLKPLGDRVIVKAIEEEETTASGLVLPETAKEKPQKGKVVAVGDGAWDDEGEKRIPLDVAEGDEVLYSKYGGTEIKVEGEELLVMRQSDVLAKVV, from the coding sequence ATGAACCTGAAGCCGCTTGGCGACAGGGTGATCGTCAAGGCGATCGAGGAGGAGGAGACGACCGCTTCCGGCCTCGTGCTCCCCGAGACCGCCAAGGAGAAGCCGCAGAAGGGCAAGGTCGTGGCCGTCGGCGACGGCGCCTGGGACGACGAGGGCGAGAAGCGCATCCCGCTCGACGTCGCCGAGGGCGACGAGGTCCTGTACTCGAAGTACGGCGGCACGGAGATCAAGGTCGAGGGCGAGGAGCTGCTGGTGATGCGGCAGTCCGACGTCCTGGCGAAGGTCGTCTAG
- a CDS encoding class I SAM-dependent methyltransferase, giving the protein MDERLADNLSFWDERVPAHVASEFYDVEGFLAGADPLRPFEIEEMGSVEGRSLVHLQCHFGLDTLSWARRGARVTGLDFSEPAVEAAREIAGRAGIEADFVVADVHDAVDALGGRSFDIVYTGLGALIWLPDISRWAEIVAELLAPGGFLYLSEFHPLGDVFADTELVAENSYFHDPGGKVWDEPGSYTDEQLATEHNVTREWTHPLSDVVSALIAAGLRLELLHEHEHTLFPRFPFLEKAEGGYFKMPADRPRIPLMYSLRAAKPA; this is encoded by the coding sequence ATGGACGAGCGGCTCGCCGACAACCTGAGCTTCTGGGACGAGCGCGTCCCCGCACACGTCGCGAGCGAGTTCTATGACGTCGAGGGGTTCCTCGCCGGCGCCGACCCGCTGCGGCCGTTCGAGATCGAGGAGATGGGTTCGGTCGAGGGTCGATCGCTCGTTCACCTGCAGTGCCACTTCGGCCTCGACACGCTCTCGTGGGCGCGCCGCGGCGCGCGGGTCACCGGCCTCGACTTCTCGGAGCCCGCGGTCGAGGCGGCACGCGAGATCGCCGGTCGCGCCGGGATCGAAGCCGACTTCGTCGTGGCCGACGTCCACGACGCGGTCGATGCCCTGGGCGGGCGCAGCTTCGACATCGTCTACACGGGTCTCGGGGCGCTCATCTGGCTGCCCGACATCAGTCGCTGGGCCGAGATCGTCGCCGAGCTCCTCGCCCCGGGCGGCTTCCTCTACCTGAGCGAGTTCCATCCGCTCGGCGACGTGTTCGCAGACACCGAGCTGGTCGCTGAGAACAGCTACTTTCACGACCCCGGCGGCAAGGTCTGGGACGAGCCCGGCAGCTACACGGACGAGCAGCTCGCGACGGAGCACAACGTCACGCGCGAGTGGACCCATCCCCTGAGCGACGTCGTCAGCGCGCTGATCGCCGCCGGACTGCGCCTCGAGCTCCTCCACGAGCACGAGCACACGCTGTTCCCGCGCTTTCCGTTCCTCGAGAAAGCCGAGGGCGGCTACTTCAAGATGCCGGCCGACCGTCCGCGGATCCCGCTGATGTACTCGCTGCGGGCCGCAAAGCCCGCCTGA
- a CDS encoding Mrp/NBP35 family ATP-binding protein, whose protein sequence is MPTQEQVTEALRAVIDPELRRSIVDLGMVRSIDIRPDGKVEVVVSLTTPGCPIRSHFSQGVARVVSELDGVNEVGVGFDVLSDSEKQNLQQVLGRGRLPQGALAKVKNVICVASGKGGVGKSTMTANLAAALQSEGKSAGALDCDVYGYSMPRMLGVYAKPEVNGERKILPLDGPAGVKVMSIGFFLERDAAVVWRGPMLHKAIQQFLEDVAWDDLDYLLLDLPPGTGDVSMTLAQLLPQAKVLLVTTPQPAAQTVARRAADMASKVDLELMGVVENMSGFQTPDGERVQIFGEGGGQQLADELDVPLLGKVQLSPELREQADAGLPLVLSDPESPAAVSIRQAARGIIAMTPQELPVMQAAEPMATPVAAAISGTELKVVQG, encoded by the coding sequence ATGCCGACGCAAGAACAGGTGACCGAGGCGCTTCGCGCCGTCATCGATCCGGAGCTCCGCCGCTCGATCGTGGACCTGGGGATGGTCCGCTCGATCGACATCCGCCCCGACGGCAAGGTCGAGGTCGTCGTCTCGCTGACGACGCCCGGCTGCCCGATCCGCTCGCACTTCTCCCAGGGCGTCGCGCGCGTGGTCTCCGAGCTCGACGGCGTCAACGAGGTCGGCGTCGGCTTCGACGTCCTCTCGGACTCCGAGAAGCAGAACCTCCAGCAGGTACTCGGCCGCGGCCGGCTGCCGCAGGGCGCGCTCGCGAAGGTCAAGAACGTGATCTGCGTCGCCTCCGGCAAGGGCGGCGTCGGCAAGTCGACGATGACCGCGAACCTCGCTGCCGCGCTGCAGTCAGAGGGCAAGTCCGCGGGCGCCCTCGACTGCGACGTCTACGGCTACTCGATGCCGCGGATGCTCGGTGTCTACGCCAAGCCCGAGGTCAACGGCGAGCGCAAGATCCTGCCGCTCGACGGGCCCGCCGGCGTCAAGGTCATGTCGATCGGCTTCTTCCTCGAGCGCGACGCCGCGGTCGTGTGGCGCGGACCGATGCTCCACAAGGCGATCCAGCAGTTCCTCGAGGACGTCGCCTGGGACGACCTCGACTACCTGCTGCTCGATCTCCCGCCGGGGACCGGCGACGTGTCGATGACGCTCGCCCAGCTGCTCCCGCAGGCCAAGGTCCTGCTCGTCACGACGCCGCAGCCCGCGGCGCAGACAGTCGCGCGCCGCGCGGCGGACATGGCGTCGAAGGTCGACCTCGAGCTGATGGGCGTCGTCGAGAACATGTCCGGCTTCCAGACGCCCGACGGCGAGCGCGTGCAGATCTTCGGCGAGGGTGGCGGCCAGCAGCTGGCCGACGAGCTCGACGTGCCGCTGCTCGGCAAGGTCCAGCTCTCGCCCGAGTTGCGCGAGCAGGCCGACGCGGGATTGCCGCTCGTGCTCTCCGACCCGGAGTCGCCGGCCGCGGTGTCGATCCGCCAGGCCGCGCGGGGCATCATCGCGATGACCCCGCAGGAGCTGCCGGTCATGCAGGCGGCCGAGCCGATGGCGACACCGGTCGCCGCCGCGATCTCGGGCACCGAGCTCAAGGTCGTCCAGGGCTAG